A window of Hymenobacter aerilatus contains these coding sequences:
- a CDS encoding T9SS type A sorting domain-containing protein, which yields MNHSLRVFCFLLFLTTLVAPGRAQTVRPLEADPTRATHARHRVALRPTLLSLPFFDDFTLPVEGAPSPTRWVAAGGALVNNRFPVAPPSRGVATLDGLRANGQPYGPSTAYSDTDTLTSQPINLSGLTTADNVYLSFYWQAGSVVGAPQANSSARPVYLQLEFLDRNQVWQVVWQQLSTGVRTAFQEQFFAINTAAYLHSGFQFRFRVVGNLATTRDAWSIDYVRLDRNRSATDNSTQDIATSSPLNSLLKRYGAMPVWQYNAAANPTDELNDQVTTTVNNFDAIVPTPVPYAGTVQVLPTGTPATFLTGTRSLDPSARQVAITGSLRTTPLPLTAEAKRVRHQVVLRTSEITPRTLPNDTIYRVTELNNYYAYDDGSAEATFNVPRGSTGPANYFVYRIELNKPDHVQGLRLYPLPSPTANSQGLVVAVWNDNQGSPDREALATRAYAVPATLPAGQPYVDVNFAAPVPVNGTFYIGFAPTSDFLNFGADLNSTVPQGYLLSGFNGTSTSQGTWTVTTAIPAYAPMMRPLMTNGVATSTIPAGAAAALALYPNPSAGLVRVEGRYRSATVLDALGRVIWQQPTAQAGQAVLDLQALPAGLYLVRFTLPDGSTVVTKRLVITKS from the coding sequence ATGAACCATTCGCTACGCGTCTTTTGCTTTCTGCTGTTTCTGACAACTTTGGTGGCACCCGGCCGTGCCCAAACGGTGCGCCCCTTAGAGGCCGACCCGACGCGGGCTACCCATGCCCGGCACCGCGTGGCGCTACGCCCTACCCTGCTTTCTTTACCATTTTTCGATGATTTTACGCTGCCCGTAGAAGGCGCGCCTAGCCCCACGCGGTGGGTAGCAGCGGGCGGAGCGTTGGTTAACAACCGCTTTCCGGTGGCGCCGCCCAGCCGGGGCGTAGCTACCCTCGACGGCCTACGCGCCAACGGGCAGCCCTATGGCCCTTCCACAGCGTATAGCGATACGGATACGCTTACCTCTCAGCCTATTAACCTGAGCGGCCTGACGACGGCCGACAACGTGTACCTGAGTTTTTACTGGCAGGCCGGCAGCGTGGTGGGTGCTCCGCAGGCCAACAGCAGTGCACGCCCCGTGTACTTGCAACTGGAGTTTCTGGACCGCAACCAAGTATGGCAAGTGGTGTGGCAGCAGCTCAGCACGGGCGTACGCACCGCGTTTCAGGAGCAGTTTTTTGCCATCAATACGGCGGCCTACCTGCACAGCGGCTTTCAGTTTCGCTTTCGGGTGGTGGGCAACCTGGCTACTACGCGCGATGCCTGGAGCATCGATTACGTACGGCTCGACCGCAACCGCTCTGCCACTGACAACTCCACGCAGGATATTGCCACCAGCAGTCCACTCAACAGCCTGCTGAAGCGCTACGGCGCTATGCCGGTGTGGCAATACAACGCAGCCGCCAACCCGACGGATGAGCTAAACGACCAGGTTACAACTACCGTCAACAACTTCGATGCCATTGTGCCCACGCCTGTGCCCTATGCGGGCACTGTGCAGGTGCTACCCACTGGTACCCCTGCTACCTTTCTCACCGGGACCCGCTCCCTCGACCCCAGTGCCCGGCAGGTAGCCATTACGGGTAGCCTGCGCACCACACCTCTCCCCCTCACGGCAGAGGCCAAACGCGTGCGGCACCAAGTGGTATTGCGCACCAGCGAAATTACCCCACGCACCCTACCCAACGATACGATTTACCGGGTAACGGAGCTGAACAATTACTACGCCTATGATGATGGCTCGGCAGAGGCAACCTTCAACGTACCCCGTGGCAGCACCGGCCCGGCCAATTATTTTGTGTATCGCATCGAACTGAACAAGCCTGACCACGTGCAGGGTCTACGTCTATACCCGCTGCCTTCGCCAACTGCTAATAGCCAGGGCCTTGTGGTAGCCGTGTGGAATGATAACCAAGGTAGCCCCGACCGGGAAGCACTAGCTACACGTGCGTATGCCGTGCCTGCTACCCTCCCGGCCGGTCAGCCGTACGTAGATGTCAATTTTGCTGCCCCAGTGCCCGTCAATGGCACTTTTTATATAGGTTTTGCGCCTACCAGCGACTTCCTGAATTTTGGGGCTGATCTGAACAGCACCGTGCCTCAGGGCTATTTGCTCTCGGGTTTTAATGGCACCAGCACCAGCCAAGGCACCTGGACTGTGACAACGGCTATACCCGCCTACGCCCCCATGATGCGGCCACTGATGACCAACGGCGTGGCCACCTCTACCATCCCGGCCGGGGCCGCGGCAGCCCTCGCCCTATACCCCAACCCCAGCGCTGGCCTAGTGCGGGTAGAGGGGCGCTACCGGTCGGCTACAGTGCTGGATGCGCTAGGCCGGGTGATCTGGCAGCAGCCAACGGCCCAGGCCGGCCAGGCCGTGCTGGACTTACAGGCTCTACCAGCGGGCCTCTACCTCGTGCGCTTCACCCTTCCCGACGGCAGCACCGTCGTTACCAAGCGCTTGGTTATCACCAAATCGTAA
- a CDS encoding rhodanese-like domain-containing protein encodes MADITAPELKQRLQAGETPTIIDVRETWENEESRIDGSQNIPLGSLPDKLDELEELKDQEIIVHCKSGGRSASAKAFLTQQGFTNVRNLLGGMQGYQQS; translated from the coding sequence ATGGCCGATATTACCGCCCCCGAACTCAAGCAACGCCTGCAAGCCGGCGAAACGCCCACGATTATTGACGTGCGCGAAACCTGGGAAAACGAAGAATCTCGCATTGATGGCAGCCAGAATATTCCGCTCGGCTCGCTGCCCGACAAGCTGGATGAATTGGAAGAGCTGAAAGACCAGGAAATTATTGTGCATTGCAAAAGTGGTGGGCGCTCTGCGTCGGCTAAAGCCTTTCTGACCCAGCAGGGCTTCACCAACGTGCGCAATCTGCTGGGTGGCATGCAGGGCTACCAGCAGAGCTGA
- a CDS encoding MarR family winged helix-turn-helix transcriptional regulator — protein MAHAPETTTSEEDFSLLKLENQLCFPLYAASRQLTKAYQPYLRELDSDLTYPQYLVLLLLWEHQEMTVKELGENLLLDSGTLTPLLKRMEQKQWVSRRRDPRDERSVIIGLLPAGEVLQKPACSIPKGLLDRLAISTKELATLRRLLNHVIKKLT, from the coding sequence ATGGCACACGCTCCCGAAACTACCACGTCTGAAGAAGATTTCTCGCTGCTGAAGCTGGAAAATCAACTGTGTTTTCCACTCTACGCAGCGTCCCGGCAACTCACCAAGGCCTACCAGCCCTACCTGCGCGAGTTGGACTCCGACCTGACGTACCCGCAGTATCTGGTACTACTGCTGCTGTGGGAACACCAAGAGATGACGGTGAAGGAGCTGGGCGAAAACCTGCTGCTGGACTCGGGCACGCTTACGCCCTTGCTGAAGCGCATGGAGCAAAAGCAGTGGGTGAGCCGACGCCGCGACCCGCGCGACGAGCGGTCTGTAATTATTGGGCTGCTGCCGGCGGGCGAGGTACTGCAGAAACCCGCCTGCTCTATTCCGAAAGGCTTGCTGGACCGTCTTGCCATTTCAACCAAAGAGCTGGCCACGCTACGTCGCCTGCTCAATCATGTGATTAAAAAGCTTACCTGA
- a CDS encoding organic hydroperoxide resistance protein: protein MSIQRLYTAKAKATGGRDGRAISSDNIIDLPLSTPKEMGGPGKEGATNPEQLFAAGYAACFDGALNLVARLEKTPISGSTVEASVSFGKDGDNYGLAVDLHVNIPGLEQEQAEALVAKAHQVCPYSRATRNNIEVNLSTSTNA, encoded by the coding sequence ATGAGCATTCAACGCTTGTACACGGCGAAAGCCAAAGCTACTGGTGGCCGCGACGGCCGCGCCATCTCCAGCGACAATATAATTGACCTACCCCTCAGCACACCCAAAGAAATGGGCGGCCCAGGTAAAGAAGGTGCTACTAACCCCGAACAGCTGTTTGCTGCTGGCTATGCCGCCTGCTTCGACGGTGCCCTGAACCTGGTAGCCCGCCTGGAAAAAACGCCCATTTCGGGTAGCACCGTAGAAGCCAGCGTGAGCTTCGGCAAAGACGGCGACAACTACGGTCTGGCCGTGGATCTGCACGTAAACATTCCTGGCCTGGAGCAGGAGCAAGCCGAAGCGCTGGTGGCCAAAGCGCACCAGGTATGCCCCTACTCGCGTGCCACCCGTAACAACATCGAAGTCAACCTGTCGACTTCCACCAACGCCTAA
- a CDS encoding NADP-dependent oxidoreductase, with translation MSNRTILLASRPQGKPTPDTFRFEDRERPTPSKGQVLLKTLYVSVDPYMRGRMSDAKSYVPPFEVGQPISGGVVAEVVESQHPELAVGTVVTGNLPWQEYSLSDGKGLTPVPTDGPPISYYLGVLGMPGLTAYFGLLDICRPKEGETVVVSGAAGAVGSVVGQLAKIKGARVVGTAGSDEKVAYLKELGFDEAINYKTTPNIAKALADACPNGVDCYFDNVGGDITDAVYDLLNTHARIALCGQISTYNAEKTPVGPRPEGKLLKTSSMLQGFIVSNYAKRFPEGVRELTQWVEQGKLTFEETFTEGFDQIPAAFLGLFAGENTGKALVKVAEPNAA, from the coding sequence ATGAGCAACCGCACCATTTTGCTGGCCAGCCGCCCCCAAGGCAAGCCTACCCCGGATACCTTCCGTTTCGAAGACCGTGAGCGGCCTACCCCCTCCAAGGGGCAGGTGCTGCTAAAAACCCTGTATGTTTCCGTTGACCCCTACATGCGCGGCCGCATGAGCGACGCCAAATCCTACGTGCCGCCTTTCGAGGTAGGTCAGCCAATCAGCGGCGGCGTGGTGGCCGAGGTAGTGGAAAGCCAGCACCCTGAGCTGGCGGTAGGCACCGTGGTAACCGGCAACCTACCCTGGCAGGAGTATAGCCTGTCGGATGGCAAGGGCCTGACACCAGTGCCTACCGATGGGCCGCCCATCAGCTACTACCTGGGCGTGCTGGGCATGCCGGGCCTCACGGCTTATTTCGGGCTGCTTGATATCTGCCGACCCAAGGAAGGTGAAACCGTGGTAGTATCTGGTGCAGCTGGCGCCGTGGGTTCGGTGGTGGGCCAGCTAGCCAAGATCAAAGGTGCCCGCGTGGTAGGCACCGCTGGCTCCGACGAGAAAGTGGCCTACCTCAAAGAGCTAGGCTTTGATGAAGCCATCAACTACAAAACTACCCCCAACATCGCCAAGGCCCTGGCCGACGCCTGCCCCAACGGGGTAGATTGCTATTTCGACAACGTAGGCGGTGACATCACGGATGCTGTGTACGATTTGCTGAACACCCACGCCCGTATTGCGCTCTGCGGCCAGATATCCACCTACAATGCTGAGAAAACGCCCGTGGGCCCGCGCCCCGAAGGCAAGCTACTCAAAACTAGCTCGATGCTTCAGGGCTTCATTGTAAGCAACTACGCCAAGCGCTTCCCCGAAGGCGTGCGCGAGCTGACGCAGTGGGTAGAGCAAGGCAAACTCACCTTCGAGGAAACCTTTACAGAGGGCTTCGACCAGATTCCGGCAGCTTTTCTGGGCCTGTTTGCGGGCGAAAACACCGGCAAAGCCCTTGTGAAAGTAGCCGAGCCTAACGCAGCCTAG
- a CDS encoding RecQ family ATP-dependent DNA helicase, whose translation MLPATDDILHVLRQTWGHQQFRPMQEDIIRSVLAGQDTLALLPTGGGKSICFQVPALARDGLCLVVSPLIALMKDQVENLRRRGIKAEAVYAGMSHQEIDQTLDNCVYGPVKFLYVSPERLLTDMFRARVGKMRVRLLAIDEAHCLSQWGYDFRPPYLQIAALRELVPDAPVIALTATATEQVRQDIVEKLHFRPGYRVFQQSFARPNLSYSVLATEDKYRRMLEVVRGVGADKTAIVYARTRRQTEDAAAYLQHHQVKAAPYHAGLGAELRHRTQLDWMQDRTRVIVATNAFGMGIDKPDVRLVVHLDAPDNLEAYYQEAGRAGRDEKYAFAVLLQGPNDADELRRRTQQAHPPLDTVRRVYQALANFSRTAVGGGELVAFDFDVQQFAETYRIKALDAHNALRTLGREGFVQLNEAVHNPARVHIPIDHSDLYRFQVANAQHDALIKALLRFNGGELFTGFQRISENSLAQHLRRSVVEVRKMLLYLHRANIIHYQPRHDAPQALFTTPRHDADKLPLNQKYLNQARALAQEKTEAVLRYADGGRCRQQLLLEYFGELDALPCRVCDYCLAQKKKAQAPAPTPALREQVLSRLSAAPQTPRELVAQFAPGEAAEVTALLRELVELGQLRYTSDGRLVGQSAAK comes from the coding sequence ATGCTGCCCGCCACCGACGACATTCTGCACGTACTCCGCCAAACCTGGGGCCACCAGCAGTTCCGGCCCATGCAGGAAGACATTATCCGCTCGGTGCTGGCGGGGCAGGATACGCTGGCCCTGCTACCCACGGGGGGCGGCAAAAGCATCTGCTTTCAGGTGCCGGCGCTGGCGCGTGATGGGCTTTGCCTAGTGGTGTCGCCGCTTATTGCCCTGATGAAGGACCAAGTGGAAAACCTGCGCAGACGCGGTATCAAGGCCGAGGCGGTGTATGCGGGTATGAGCCACCAGGAAATCGACCAGACGCTGGACAACTGCGTGTACGGCCCGGTGAAGTTTCTGTACGTGTCGCCCGAGCGGCTGCTCACGGATATGTTTCGGGCCAGGGTAGGGAAGATGCGCGTGCGCCTGCTGGCCATCGACGAGGCACACTGCCTCTCGCAGTGGGGCTACGATTTTCGGCCGCCCTACCTCCAGATTGCCGCCCTGCGTGAGTTGGTACCCGATGCGCCGGTTATTGCCCTCACGGCCACTGCTACTGAGCAGGTGCGGCAGGATATCGTGGAGAAGCTGCACTTCCGGCCGGGCTACCGGGTGTTTCAACAGAGCTTTGCCCGGCCCAATCTGTCGTACTCGGTGCTGGCCACAGAGGACAAGTACCGCCGGATGCTGGAGGTAGTGCGCGGGGTAGGGGCCGACAAAACGGCCATTGTATACGCCCGCACGCGCCGCCAGACCGAGGATGCCGCCGCTTACCTTCAGCACCACCAAGTGAAGGCTGCACCCTACCACGCCGGCCTGGGCGCCGAGTTGCGCCACCGCACTCAGCTGGACTGGATGCAGGACCGCACCCGCGTGATAGTAGCCACCAACGCCTTCGGCATGGGAATCGACAAGCCCGATGTGCGCCTGGTAGTGCACCTCGATGCGCCCGACAACCTGGAGGCCTACTACCAGGAAGCGGGCCGCGCCGGTCGCGACGAGAAATATGCCTTTGCCGTGCTGCTGCAAGGCCCCAACGATGCCGACGAACTGCGACGCCGTACCCAGCAGGCGCACCCGCCGCTGGATACGGTGCGGCGTGTGTACCAGGCACTAGCCAACTTCTCGCGCACGGCAGTGGGCGGGGGCGAACTAGTGGCCTTTGACTTTGATGTGCAACAGTTTGCCGAAACGTACCGCATAAAGGCGCTGGACGCGCACAACGCCCTGCGCACGCTGGGGCGCGAGGGGTTTGTGCAGCTGAACGAGGCCGTGCACAACCCCGCCCGCGTGCACATCCCCATCGACCACTCCGACCTCTACCGCTTTCAGGTAGCCAACGCCCAGCACGATGCGCTGATTAAGGCCCTGCTACGCTTCAACGGCGGGGAGCTGTTCACTGGCTTTCAGCGGATTTCGGAGAATAGTCTGGCCCAGCACCTGCGCCGCAGTGTGGTAGAGGTGCGCAAAATGCTGCTCTACCTGCATCGCGCCAACATTATCCACTACCAGCCGCGCCACGACGCGCCCCAGGCCCTGTTTACTACCCCTCGCCACGATGCCGACAAGCTGCCTCTGAATCAGAAGTACCTGAACCAGGCCCGCGCGCTGGCCCAGGAAAAAACCGAGGCCGTACTGCGCTACGCCGACGGTGGCCGTTGCCGCCAGCAATTGCTGCTGGAATACTTTGGCGAGCTGGATGCCCTGCCCTGCCGCGTGTGCGACTATTGCCTGGCCCAAAAGAAAAAAGCCCAGGCCCCGGCGCCCACACCCGCCCTACGCGAGCAAGTGCTGAGCCGGCTGTCTGCTGCCCCCCAAACCCCTCGCGAACTGGTAGCGCAGTTTGCACCCGGCGAAGCCGCCGAAGTAACTGCCTTGCTGCGGGAGCTAGTAGAGTTAGGGCAACTGCGTTACACCTCTGATGGCCGGTTGGTAGGGCAAAGCGCTGCTAAATAG